Genomic DNA from Candidatus Omnitrophota bacterium:
CGCTCAACACCGCCGCCGACATCAGGACAAACGCCCAAACGGACGGAAACGCCGCCCAGATATATTTTCGCATCAAAACCTCTCCCTGTTATTTCGTGTCCACCACCGTCACCGCGTTCAACCGCCTGAGCAAAGACCCTTTTTTCGATCCCTCGCCGAGAAACAGGTCGGTCACAGCCACGCGGTTGATGACGCGGACAATGTCCCCGGCGCCCTTCGACTCCCGGTAGGCCCAGACGGAATGGATCGCGTAAGGCCGGCCGTCCACCATGCCCAGATACAGCATGATGTGGCCTTTCATCGGCAAAAGCGTGATGCCCCCGGCCGCGTCGCGGGACAGGACGGCCAGTTTCTCGGCGTCGGCCGCTGTTTCGTCGAACTTGGCCGCCAGACTGCCCGTGCGGGCCTGGTCTTTGGAATTACGCGGCAAGGTCACGCCGACGGTAGCAAAAACCATCTGCAAAAACCGCGAGCAGTCCTGCTCCCCGTACATCCCTCCCCACCCGTAAGGCTCGTTCAGCAGTTCAAAGGCCTGGACGAGGATGTTCCGGGACGTGTACGTCAGAAATCCCTGATGGACATCGGAGGCCGGGATGTAACCGCTCCGGAATTCCACGGACCCGTCCTCCCGGCGCCACGGGACCTCGATCTCCACCTTGTCGTCCGAAATTTTCTTGACGGGATACCTCCGCCCCATGCGGGTGTATTCATAATAATCGGCCATCTGGGGATTCAAAAAAATATCGGCCTTGGCGTGGATGACGACAACAAATTCTTCGGCCTTGCTGTACCGGCGCAACTGGTCGCGGGAACACAGCGCGACCAGGGACTTTTCCACCCAGCCCGACGTCAGGGACGTCTCGACGTAGAACCACCGGCCGTCGGCGCTCTCCAGCAGGATGGCCACGGGCGTTCCCACGTCCAGCCCGCTGTTCTGCAATTCGTCAAAATCGATGTCGTCGGATTTTTCATAAAGGCCTTCCGGGGTGGGCAAAAGCCGGTGGTCGGCAAAACGGGAGACAAAACCGAAGCGGACCGGAATCTGCGGCGGCAGACGACCGACCATCCTTCCCCGCAACTCCTCAAAAAATTTCGTGCCCG
This window encodes:
- a CDS encoding SH3 domain-containing protein → MSRPAAARMAFLSGVLSASLALSSCAGKAASPYLPAPTELPSTTRQMKTPGFWISRHPFPERVIMNDEEISHFNRHVREDLRLTRDVSLFPDTVTAAEVVQDVERTLEEFRARGLYRRDGVRAGTKFFEELRGRMVGRLPPQIPVRFGFVSRFADHRLLPTPEGLYEKSDDIDFDELQNSGLDVGTPVAILLESADGRWFYVETSLTSGWVEKSLVALCSRDQLRRYSKAEEFVVVIHAKADIFLNPQMADYYEYTRMGRRYPVKKISDDKVEIEVPWRREDGSVEFRSGYIPASDVHQGFLTYTSRNILVQAFELLNEPYGWGGMYGEQDCSRFLQMVFATVGVTLPRNSKDQARTGSLAAKFDETAADAEKLAVLSRDAAGGITLLPMKGHIMLYLGMVDGRPYAIHSVWAYRESKGAGDIVRVINRVAVTDLFLGEGSKKGSLLRRLNAVTVVDTK